cttgaacctttcacattcaccggataaaggccacgcaagcattttgttggtgcggcggtaggtttgagtagacggaccgcatcttgatgatcctattaatacaagtattacgatataacacatagacaatacattaataaaaaatagtaattttattacctcggtttcatatatttctctggcccatgagtctttgtatccaaatagcaattttcctccatccgctggtagtccaaggattgtgcctgctggaatacccttcttcttcaagtgctgagggacaagatgtgatgctttcttagcaatatccttccttacaacatcttttccttttttggctttttgggtaccacttggttgtccttcttcttctactcttcactggatcaactggttcaacacttggtcctgcactttgttgagcggcttgttcaacacttggtcgcaccccttgttcatgccttgttgttcaacagttggttgcactccttgttgactgctttgttcttgttcgctttgttgagcacctgaattatctttggcactcctttccctcctagcactagctgtcactttcttcctccttctcgactttgtctaaacaacaaagaaaggaacaatatttacaaactatacaatcggaagacaaagtatggaaatataaagaatgtacacattcggacgtaagaagacacatattgttcccgaatacaaaacaatcggaagctaactaaacatatttgcaaccgaatatacatcaattggagttcagaagctgtaatttttcatcctacacaatcggaagaaaagtgcacctctataacccgaatgtacaaattcggaagtaagaagacacatattttttccgaatgaaaaacaatcggaatataactaaacacgtttacaaccgaatattcatcaactggagttcagaaactctaaaattttatcctacacaatcggaggtataaaacattatattgtcttccgaataaatactggccccaaaatgggatttttcctatatcataaatttgagattttttcaatatatacattcggtagtgagtgttcttccgaatactttgtgtctacttaaatattcggtagccaaaaaatcattaaactaccgattattagcagtttgtatccaggaagatatggccaccaatattcggcagataatcatcaaatctttctcccgaatactgtcgatgttcttgaaaaatgaagaacacgactacattcggaagtaaatgagcatgcatatcgtccgaatctggataaataaccgaaaatcctagaaattttttttctcgattcgacgaattaaagcgaaataaaccccaaaaatgatagattcttacctaattggggccatttgaagttgacgaagtgtttgagtctcggaatcgccaccaccgactacattgtcgggtacttgttcttcgcgttcttcgcgttcttcttcatttgcagcaagaatttctttatttcttgctaaaattccaatgtttggatcgataccccgagcaacatttttggttctaggtctgtgggtttcatttttcttatccattgttttataatcgaatcgacgatgttttgattttacgattcgcggcgatgtttcggttgaacgaggaattttttttttcttccacaatcggaagataatatgaaactggaagaagaaaagTTGAAATGAGtataattgtttttgatttggtttttatacagttttaccagaagggcatttatgtaacttcaatatcatatagggtaccccttaactagagtctttggctgggtataaattgatggcccctaaatccttttgagtggccgcTAAAAACGCCAGGATATTTAAGTGtctttcatatttccttttatgagAATTTCAGAAACCTTTCCTACTATTGAGAACTTCATGGAAAATATCAGCTATGAGTTCCCTATCTCTACACACAAGAAAATCAGTGAATTCGTCACGAATGTCAAATATTTTGCCGAACTTCACTAGATACCTCATACAAGTACTCTTCAGTATCGGCAACTGATACAGATTTGCAATTTGTATCCGATCAAGTACGTTCTCCGTATTAATATCCTGTACAAGACTATCATGACAAGATTCTTTAAGTTCAGAGACATCGTACTTATCCGCAGCATGAAGAAGCGCAAGCCTATTACTAAGGAACTCCTCATCATCGATACTTCCATGAATGTAGTTTAAGAAAGCTTGACAAGTTTCCATGGACATATCAGAAATATCTACGCTTGACAATTCAGTCTCTTTTAAATTATGTGAGAACATACTACGAAAAACAGGTGACCGTGCAGCAAGAACAGCACGATGAGCACCTAGTTTTCCATCAGAAGTATTGATTGTTATATCATTGTGAATGTTTTCAGATAACATTTGTGCTAGTCCTGCTAGAGCTTTTGTATCGGACTGTTTCTTGTTGAATCCTTCACCCCAGATTGAACATAGTTCACCTCCCTGTGTGTCACATTATGAATGTTAGCTCTATATCAGACTTTGAATGTTAGCTCTTAAAGTGGGCTAATTCAAAAGACACTAATAATTCTATTTATTTATTAGTAAAAGACTTTGAATGTTAGCTCTTAATCACACTTTGAATGTTAGCTCTTAATCACACTTACTTTAACGACTTTGATTCTATTTATTTTTATCATTGACTCATTTAATGCAAGTGGATTAAAGTGAAATGAGTCATGGAATCTTCAACAGACAGCACTAAAGAGTATCCATAATGCAGACCAAAACAATCTAAAGGTGCCTGATCTTTGCTATTAAATCTGAAACTGTACGGCCGGATCTCTAATATCCGGCACAATTAGCCGTGACATCCAGGTATGTGTAAATTAAAAGGCAAAAAGAGAGACAGAGAAACATACGTCTGGACTAGTTGTCTTGAGATCAGTAAACTCAACTTCAACAATGAACTTCCCTGTAAATGAAGAATCAATTGTCCAAATAAAATCGTCGTTTTTCTTCAGTTGTTTATCCGTTACCTCTG
This genomic stretch from Papaver somniferum cultivar HN1 chromosome 5, ASM357369v1, whole genome shotgun sequence harbors:
- the LOC113281581 gene encoding BTB/POZ domain-containing protein At1g55760-like, with protein sequence MKDPAAYRVKTMSRIAQWKIENISSNYAYMKSDPFKLGNWNWHISVEKNRMLFIKLHPEISNVTRDHPPIASFVIRVICYADNRTVLVHPEVTDKQLKKNDDFIWTIDSSFTGKFIVEVEFTDLKTTSPDGGELCSIWGEGFNKKQSDTKALAGLAQMLSENIHNDITINTSDGKLGAHRAVLAARSPVFRSMFSHNLKETELSSVDISDMSMETCQAFLNYIHGSIDDEEFLSNRLALLHAADKYDVSELKESCHDSLVQDINTENVLDRIQIANLYQLPILKSTCMRYLVKFGKIFDIRDEFTDFLVCRDRELIADIFHEVLNSRKGF